CTTGGAGGTAGTCGAAGGATTACGGTGACCCTCGCCGCTAAGCAAATGGTGGGGAATTGTTGTTGGGATTGTCGTTGGTGTCGTTGCCTTTGTTGTTTGCAAGGGACAACCCTAGGTGAGACTTGCTTTTGCTGTAGAACATGTTTCCCTCTGGTTTTAAAGGTTTTTAGCACATGGGAGAAGCGGTATTAGTCACGGTTTGGACTGGGGTTAAGGTTTTACCTTCGTCACTATACTCAGCACGCCATCAATCTGCGCAGTTTCTGTTCGTGACAGTTTTTCGTGGTCTTAATGAtctcaaaaaaatatcaaaCCTTTATATGAGTTGGAGAAGAGTTAGAGACCTTTTCATAACCGCAAAGAACACCTTAATCGGATTTAAGATGAGGGAGAAAATAAGATTGGAATCTGACTATTTTTCAGTCTCGTAATTCTGGGCAGTGTCTGTTAATATGAAGTTTAGGAAACCTTAATAGCATCTTTGGACTTTCTGATAGTTATAAGAGCAGCGCTTTGTAAATGTTTTGCCATAGCTTGCTTAGTCACTTTCTACTCTCCTCTAATATATACATTTTCTGTAACTAACCAATACTATAAGACTAGATGCTATGATGCAAATTTAGTTCAGATCCCGATCGAAGTTGAGATGCCTGATCGTCATTATTACCATGCATGTGATGTGCAGCTAATTGATGTTAGTGTGTGAAAAGAGCAAGAGCGGTGCATGTTGATGATTTAGGGTctgtttgggagcactccactccCAAAAATTTAGCTCCACTCCAGAAAAAATATCCCACcggctccactccactccacaaaAAAGTAGCTCCACTCCATCGATTTTGTGGAGCACCTCAAGAGGTGCTCCACCGAAACTGGAGCAGATGGAGTTGCTAGATATTACCCACCATGCCATTGTTTACATGCAGCTAGCACCGGTTCaaggaggaaaaaaagaaaagtcaaCTGTTGCCTCCCTCACGCTGCTTCCGGCCGCCGCACATTTCCCCACTGCCGCACAGGCCCACCGCTCTCCGCTGCCCATGGCCCCGCCGCACGAGCCTGCGCGCCCTACCGCCCTCTGCCACAGGCGCGCCGCCGAGGCCCTGTCTCCCTCCGCCGTCGGCGATGCTGCGGGTCGGGGTCGCGCGCCTCCGAGTAGTGCAGTAGCCCCACCGGCCAGGGCACCCGAGGCCACCGCCCACAGGGGCCGCGCGCCGGCACGccaccgccccgccccgccctgcCGCAGCGCACGCACGCCGGGGTGCCACCGCCTCACCCCGTCGGAGTGCGGCCCgctggggcgccgccgccggccagggcACCTGACGCCACCTCCCATAGGGGCCGCGCGCCCGATGACGCTGTAGCATTGTGACCCTGTTCCGGAGACATGTAGCCCTGGAATGATGCCTAGCACACGGTGTCCTCGTCTGCATCAAAGGCATCCATCCACGCGGTGTCCATCGGAAGGGGCTAACAGAGGGGAACAGTGGagtggaggtggaagaagataAGCGGGATCCGCATGGAAGTGAGATGTGGAATGGTGGGCTTAACTGGGCCGTTGGTTTGCGGTTGGGCTGGTGAGACGAAAAGAGCCGGGCCGGCCTTTTAAgttggtggagtggagctaTACAATAGCCAAATATGATAGAGTGAATTTGGTAGAGTGGAGCAAATGGTGGAGTAGAGTTTCTGGAGTGGAGCTGCATTTTTTGGGTGTAACTGTCCCAAACATGCCCTTAATAATTGTTTTTTTAAGGAAAACTGTGGGAGAAATCCCCATAGTGCTTCATTTTTCTTATAATAAAGGGGTTAGTATGCCCTTAATAATTGGTGTTGTGCAGTTGGCATTGTTCACAACCAAGAAAGTGGAGGCATTTGAGGCGTTAACATGGGTAAGTGTCCCATGACTTTGGTGATCAACATCTGCTAATATTGCATTTGGAATGCGttttgtcttctttttttttcgtttcATGCATTTTGGCCATCTGTTGAGATACATGCTTAGTGTGCTGATTCACAAGGTAGACGTTTGGAATTGTGATTTCGGGATTATGGCGTTGATTTTGGTGTGGATGGCCCTGTAAAGCATTCCGATGCATGTGCGGGAGCAGATACTGTCGTGATCCGGAGTCCAAGTGTGTAGCCAATTTCAGTGCTTGAAGCAGAGATTTCCTTTTGATGCAAATGTGGAATTTATGTATGTATGATGGTTGTTTTTGCCATGGAGCGGAATGCCCTGGCAAGTGTGGTCAGGCAGAGTCTGACGTGTCAGTAGGGCAGTGGGTGTGTGCTGCTGCCCAGGAACTCCTCATCCGCTGGAGTGGAGTCACCACCACCAGACATTTGTTTGTTTGGGAAGCGGCCGATCGATCGATTTCTTGGCGGAGAGGCGGCGGGTGTGGTGTGGCTTGCTCCCCACCACAAAGCGAGCATTGAGCTCCCACCCTTCTTCCTCCATCTCTTTGCTTGCCTGCCTTGTATTTTCCTTGGACATTGCTGTGCTTGTGCGAGCGAGGTAGCCATCCTAGACAGACATTGCCTGTAGAAGGCTTGGGCATGGCGGCCGCTGTGTCCTTCTCCCGGGTGCGGGCCCTCCCCACGTGGTCCAGCTCCGTGTCCGGCTCCGGCGACGATCACCACTCCTACTCCTACTCCGTGGTGGCCATGTCGCGGCCCCGGTCTAGTGCGCGGCCGCTTCGGTCGCCGGCGCGGATGATGGGCAACGTGAACGCCGGCAAGGGTCTGTTCGCgccgctggtggtggtggcgcgcaACATCATCGGCCGCAAGCGCTTCAACCAGCTGAGGGGGAAGGCAATCGCGCTGCACTCgcaggtctctctctctctctctctctctctctctctctctctctgttgcCTGAGCATGCTtcaagtctctctctctctctctgtctcctTGCTGATGGTCTCTTGAATCGAATCGAATCAAGCAGGTCATCACCGAGTTCTGCAAGACCATCGGCGCCGACTCCAAGCAGCGGCAGGGGCTCATCCGCCTCGCCAAGAAGAACGGGGAGAAGCTCGGATTCCTGGCCTGACCTGACCATCCATGAGACTCTCTATATATTATGAGTGTTTAAAGTACAAGTTCCCCGTCCATCATCCAGTATTATTCCAGTGGTGacgaaaaaacaaaagaaaacaagtgaTGCTTCCGTTCAGTGTCAGATGCTTGGCAAGTGATCTGCTTGCTTGTTGCTTCTTCATTCCTGCACGACTTCATTATTACCTGTTCTGTTCCTGGACATTCCGTACGTAGCATTTCATTTCATTCAGGACCTGACTGATGATATGACGATGTATCCCAATCCCATTCGATTATTACAAGGAGCCTGCTAGTATTTGACCGTGTTTGGTTTCTCCGGAACACATAAGTCAAGAAAGAAATTTTGCATTCATgtagtactaaacgaagtctattggcaaaactttttcatggatgagtgtaatttttcgcggcgaatctaatgacggtaattaattgatgattgactatagtgatgctacagtaactatcatTTAATCACG
The Panicum virgatum strain AP13 chromosome 6N, P.virgatum_v5, whole genome shotgun sequence genome window above contains:
- the LOC120677691 gene encoding protein PROTON GRADIENT REGULATION 5, chloroplastic-like gives rise to the protein MAAAVSFSRVRALPTWSSSVSGSGDDHHSYSYSVVAMSRPRSSARPLRSPARMMGNVNAGKGLFAPLVVVARNIIGRKRFNQLRGKAIALHSQVITEFCKTIGADSKQRQGLIRLAKKNGEKLGFLA